In a genomic window of Telopea speciosissima isolate NSW1024214 ecotype Mountain lineage chromosome 5, Tspe_v1, whole genome shotgun sequence:
- the LOC122661145 gene encoding uncharacterized protein LOC122661145 isoform X1, which yields MLHASGCSSSSSCPSSSPRLCLWSPANNELHDDGLKMSPPLSCYSNSIANLDVTLSDQSFVQLVLEKSLQNKFNASIPSNGTPMQKSAAELVKEIAALEVEVMVLEHNLLSLYRKSFEYRLATLPSAVMDQGPRSPLPCKTGSLVNVTNQSGCHKDTDMQRGARASTENDQTSHLHDSDDSDQSYLSLSKLTSKKDPKKDISSHRTLANLLCVSLTDDVPETPDRLSEDIIKCISSIFCKLANPKLPHIGLSASPSSSLSSSSTMSPQDFCDIWSARCSEDASLNPCQFEELKEKSDPYKEMIEVLRICVDDDNFNYAATMLQKFRSLVERLEKVDPKEMNREEKLAFWINIHNSLVMHAYLAYGIHHNRIKSTSSVLKAAYNVGGHSINSDVIQRSILGCQPRRSALWLQTLFSPGAKFNPGSNGHVYALDYPEPLVHFALCSGAYSDPAVRVYKASSVFQDLKLAKEEYIQSSTYIDNNTKIILPKLLYYYAKDAALDLPGLLEIVHSCVSKTQQKALQGFIKGRRLDKHIQWSPQNSAIRYIIHKELAQE from the exons ATGCTACATGCAAGTGGctgctcatcttcttcatcttgtccttcttcttccccgCGTTTGTGCTTGTGGAG CCCTGCTAATAATGAATTGCATGATGATGGACTAAAAATGTCGCCTCCATTATCCTGCTACTCTAATTCT ATTGCTAACCTGGACGTAACTTTGTCTGACCAGTCTTTCGTGCAATTGGTTCTGGAGAAGTCATTGCAGAATAAGTTCAATGCATCCATTCCTTCAAATGGAACTCCAATGCAGAAG TCTGCTGCAGAACTGGTAAAGGAGATAGCAGCACTTGAAGTTGAAGTCATGGTTTTGGAGCataatcttctctctctttatcgGAAATCTTTTGAATACCGTCTAGCCACCTTGCCTTCTGCTGTGATGGACCAAGGTCCCCGATCTCCTCTTCCATGTAAGACCGGATCACTGGTGAATGTAACAAATCAGTCTGGTTGCCACAAGGATACTGATATGCAGAGAGGTGCTCGTGCTTCAACTGAGAACGATCAAACTTCCCACTTACATGATTCAGATGATTCAGATCAAAgttatctttctctttcaaaattAACATCTAAAAAG GATCCAAAGAAAGATATATCGAGCCATCGCACCCTTGCAAATCTCCTTTGTGTTTCCCTTACGGATGATGTCCCTGAGACACCTGATAGACTTTCTGAAGACATTATCAAATGcatatcttctattttctgcaAACTTGCCAATCCAAAGCTACCTCATATAGGCTTATCAGCTTCTCCTTCCTCATCCTTGTCCTCCTCCAGTACCATGTCTCCTCAGGATTTCTGCGATATTTGGAGCGCTCGATGCAGTGAAGATGCTTCGTTGAATCCTTGTCAATTTGAAGAGCTGAAAGAGAAAAGTGACCCTTACAAGGAAATGATAGAAGTTTTGAGGATATGTGTAGATGATGATAACTTTAACTATGCTGCAACTATGCTGCAAAAATTCAG GTCATTGGTTGAACGTCTTGAGAAAGTTGACCCCAAGGAGATGAACCGTGAAGAGAAGCTTGCATTCTGGATCAACATTCACAATTCCTTGGTGATGCAT GCATATTTAGCTTATGGAATTCATCATAATCGCATCAAAAGTACATCCTCAGTACTAAAG GCAGCTTATAATGTTGGGGGCCATTCCATAAATTCTGATGTAATACAGAGATCCATTCTAGGATGCCAGCCACGCCGTTCAGCACTG TGGCTACAAACACTGTTTTCACCGGGAGCTAAGTTCAATCCAGGGAGTAATGGACATGTTTATGCCCTTGATTACCCGGAGCCACTAGTTCATTTTGCACTTTGTTCGGGAGCATACTCAGACCCTGCT GTTCGAGTCTACAAAGCAAGCAGTGTATTTCAAGACCTCAAACTTGCAAAAGAAGAGTATATTCAATCTAGTACCTACATCGACAATAACACAAAAATTATCCTGCCAAAGCTCCTATATTACTATGCCAAGGATGCTGCTCTAGATTTACCTGGGCTATTGGAGATTGTACATTCATGTGTATCCAAAACTCAACAGAAAGCTCTCCAGGGATTCATAAAGGGCAGAAGGCTGGACAAGCATATTCAGTGGTCACCCCAAAACTCTGCCATCCGGTATATAATCCACAAAGAGTTGGCTCAAGAATGA
- the LOC122661145 gene encoding uncharacterized protein LOC122661145 isoform X4, with protein MLHASGCSSSSSCPSSSPRLCLWSPANNELHDDGLKMSPPLSCYSNSSAAELVKEIAALEVEVMVLEHNLLSLYRKSFEYRLATLPSAVMDQGPRSPLPCKTGSLVNVTNQSGCHKDTDMQRGARASTENDQTSHLHDSDDSDQSYLSLSKLTSKKDPKKDISSHRTLANLLCVSLTDDVPETPDRLSEDIIKCISSIFCKLANPKLPHIGLSASPSSSLSSSSTMSPQDFCDIWSARCSEDASLNPCQFEELKEKSDPYKEMIEVLRICVDDDNFNYAATMLQKFRSLVERLEKVDPKEMNREEKLAFWINIHNSLVMHAYLAYGIHHNRIKSTSSVLKAAYNVGGHSINSDVIQRSILGCQPRRSALWLQTLFSPGAKFNPGSNGHVYALDYPEPLVHFALCSGAYSDPAVRVYKASSVFQDLKLAKEEYIQSSTYIDNNTKIILPKLLYYYAKDAALDLPGLLEIVHSCVSKTQQKALQGFIKGRRLDKHIQWSPQNSAIRYIIHKELAQE; from the exons ATGCTACATGCAAGTGGctgctcatcttcttcatcttgtccttcttcttccccgCGTTTGTGCTTGTGGAG CCCTGCTAATAATGAATTGCATGATGATGGACTAAAAATGTCGCCTCCATTATCCTGCTACTCTAATTCT TCTGCTGCAGAACTGGTAAAGGAGATAGCAGCACTTGAAGTTGAAGTCATGGTTTTGGAGCataatcttctctctctttatcgGAAATCTTTTGAATACCGTCTAGCCACCTTGCCTTCTGCTGTGATGGACCAAGGTCCCCGATCTCCTCTTCCATGTAAGACCGGATCACTGGTGAATGTAACAAATCAGTCTGGTTGCCACAAGGATACTGATATGCAGAGAGGTGCTCGTGCTTCAACTGAGAACGATCAAACTTCCCACTTACATGATTCAGATGATTCAGATCAAAgttatctttctctttcaaaattAACATCTAAAAAG GATCCAAAGAAAGATATATCGAGCCATCGCACCCTTGCAAATCTCCTTTGTGTTTCCCTTACGGATGATGTCCCTGAGACACCTGATAGACTTTCTGAAGACATTATCAAATGcatatcttctattttctgcaAACTTGCCAATCCAAAGCTACCTCATATAGGCTTATCAGCTTCTCCTTCCTCATCCTTGTCCTCCTCCAGTACCATGTCTCCTCAGGATTTCTGCGATATTTGGAGCGCTCGATGCAGTGAAGATGCTTCGTTGAATCCTTGTCAATTTGAAGAGCTGAAAGAGAAAAGTGACCCTTACAAGGAAATGATAGAAGTTTTGAGGATATGTGTAGATGATGATAACTTTAACTATGCTGCAACTATGCTGCAAAAATTCAG GTCATTGGTTGAACGTCTTGAGAAAGTTGACCCCAAGGAGATGAACCGTGAAGAGAAGCTTGCATTCTGGATCAACATTCACAATTCCTTGGTGATGCAT GCATATTTAGCTTATGGAATTCATCATAATCGCATCAAAAGTACATCCTCAGTACTAAAG GCAGCTTATAATGTTGGGGGCCATTCCATAAATTCTGATGTAATACAGAGATCCATTCTAGGATGCCAGCCACGCCGTTCAGCACTG TGGCTACAAACACTGTTTTCACCGGGAGCTAAGTTCAATCCAGGGAGTAATGGACATGTTTATGCCCTTGATTACCCGGAGCCACTAGTTCATTTTGCACTTTGTTCGGGAGCATACTCAGACCCTGCT GTTCGAGTCTACAAAGCAAGCAGTGTATTTCAAGACCTCAAACTTGCAAAAGAAGAGTATATTCAATCTAGTACCTACATCGACAATAACACAAAAATTATCCTGCCAAAGCTCCTATATTACTATGCCAAGGATGCTGCTCTAGATTTACCTGGGCTATTGGAGATTGTACATTCATGTGTATCCAAAACTCAACAGAAAGCTCTCCAGGGATTCATAAAGGGCAGAAGGCTGGACAAGCATATTCAGTGGTCACCCCAAAACTCTGCCATCCGGTATATAATCCACAAAGAGTTGGCTCAAGAATGA
- the LOC122661145 gene encoding uncharacterized protein LOC122661145 isoform X2, which yields MLHASGCSSSSSCPSSSPRLCLWSPANNELHDDGLKMSPPLSCYSNSSFVQLVLEKSLQNKFNASIPSNGTPMQKSAAELVKEIAALEVEVMVLEHNLLSLYRKSFEYRLATLPSAVMDQGPRSPLPCKTGSLVNVTNQSGCHKDTDMQRGARASTENDQTSHLHDSDDSDQSYLSLSKLTSKKDPKKDISSHRTLANLLCVSLTDDVPETPDRLSEDIIKCISSIFCKLANPKLPHIGLSASPSSSLSSSSTMSPQDFCDIWSARCSEDASLNPCQFEELKEKSDPYKEMIEVLRICVDDDNFNYAATMLQKFRSLVERLEKVDPKEMNREEKLAFWINIHNSLVMHAYLAYGIHHNRIKSTSSVLKAAYNVGGHSINSDVIQRSILGCQPRRSALWLQTLFSPGAKFNPGSNGHVYALDYPEPLVHFALCSGAYSDPAVRVYKASSVFQDLKLAKEEYIQSSTYIDNNTKIILPKLLYYYAKDAALDLPGLLEIVHSCVSKTQQKALQGFIKGRRLDKHIQWSPQNSAIRYIIHKELAQE from the exons ATGCTACATGCAAGTGGctgctcatcttcttcatcttgtccttcttcttccccgCGTTTGTGCTTGTGGAG CCCTGCTAATAATGAATTGCATGATGATGGACTAAAAATGTCGCCTCCATTATCCTGCTACTCTAATTCT TCTTTCGTGCAATTGGTTCTGGAGAAGTCATTGCAGAATAAGTTCAATGCATCCATTCCTTCAAATGGAACTCCAATGCAGAAG TCTGCTGCAGAACTGGTAAAGGAGATAGCAGCACTTGAAGTTGAAGTCATGGTTTTGGAGCataatcttctctctctttatcgGAAATCTTTTGAATACCGTCTAGCCACCTTGCCTTCTGCTGTGATGGACCAAGGTCCCCGATCTCCTCTTCCATGTAAGACCGGATCACTGGTGAATGTAACAAATCAGTCTGGTTGCCACAAGGATACTGATATGCAGAGAGGTGCTCGTGCTTCAACTGAGAACGATCAAACTTCCCACTTACATGATTCAGATGATTCAGATCAAAgttatctttctctttcaaaattAACATCTAAAAAG GATCCAAAGAAAGATATATCGAGCCATCGCACCCTTGCAAATCTCCTTTGTGTTTCCCTTACGGATGATGTCCCTGAGACACCTGATAGACTTTCTGAAGACATTATCAAATGcatatcttctattttctgcaAACTTGCCAATCCAAAGCTACCTCATATAGGCTTATCAGCTTCTCCTTCCTCATCCTTGTCCTCCTCCAGTACCATGTCTCCTCAGGATTTCTGCGATATTTGGAGCGCTCGATGCAGTGAAGATGCTTCGTTGAATCCTTGTCAATTTGAAGAGCTGAAAGAGAAAAGTGACCCTTACAAGGAAATGATAGAAGTTTTGAGGATATGTGTAGATGATGATAACTTTAACTATGCTGCAACTATGCTGCAAAAATTCAG GTCATTGGTTGAACGTCTTGAGAAAGTTGACCCCAAGGAGATGAACCGTGAAGAGAAGCTTGCATTCTGGATCAACATTCACAATTCCTTGGTGATGCAT GCATATTTAGCTTATGGAATTCATCATAATCGCATCAAAAGTACATCCTCAGTACTAAAG GCAGCTTATAATGTTGGGGGCCATTCCATAAATTCTGATGTAATACAGAGATCCATTCTAGGATGCCAGCCACGCCGTTCAGCACTG TGGCTACAAACACTGTTTTCACCGGGAGCTAAGTTCAATCCAGGGAGTAATGGACATGTTTATGCCCTTGATTACCCGGAGCCACTAGTTCATTTTGCACTTTGTTCGGGAGCATACTCAGACCCTGCT GTTCGAGTCTACAAAGCAAGCAGTGTATTTCAAGACCTCAAACTTGCAAAAGAAGAGTATATTCAATCTAGTACCTACATCGACAATAACACAAAAATTATCCTGCCAAAGCTCCTATATTACTATGCCAAGGATGCTGCTCTAGATTTACCTGGGCTATTGGAGATTGTACATTCATGTGTATCCAAAACTCAACAGAAAGCTCTCCAGGGATTCATAAAGGGCAGAAGGCTGGACAAGCATATTCAGTGGTCACCCCAAAACTCTGCCATCCGGTATATAATCCACAAAGAGTTGGCTCAAGAATGA
- the LOC122661145 gene encoding uncharacterized protein LOC122661145 isoform X3, which translates to MSPPLSCYSNSIANLDVTLSDQSFVQLVLEKSLQNKFNASIPSNGTPMQKSAAELVKEIAALEVEVMVLEHNLLSLYRKSFEYRLATLPSAVMDQGPRSPLPCKTGSLVNVTNQSGCHKDTDMQRGARASTENDQTSHLHDSDDSDQSYLSLSKLTSKKDPKKDISSHRTLANLLCVSLTDDVPETPDRLSEDIIKCISSIFCKLANPKLPHIGLSASPSSSLSSSSTMSPQDFCDIWSARCSEDASLNPCQFEELKEKSDPYKEMIEVLRICVDDDNFNYAATMLQKFRSLVERLEKVDPKEMNREEKLAFWINIHNSLVMHAYLAYGIHHNRIKSTSSVLKAAYNVGGHSINSDVIQRSILGCQPRRSALWLQTLFSPGAKFNPGSNGHVYALDYPEPLVHFALCSGAYSDPAVRVYKASSVFQDLKLAKEEYIQSSTYIDNNTKIILPKLLYYYAKDAALDLPGLLEIVHSCVSKTQQKALQGFIKGRRLDKHIQWSPQNSAIRYIIHKELAQE; encoded by the exons ATGTCGCCTCCATTATCCTGCTACTCTAATTCT ATTGCTAACCTGGACGTAACTTTGTCTGACCAGTCTTTCGTGCAATTGGTTCTGGAGAAGTCATTGCAGAATAAGTTCAATGCATCCATTCCTTCAAATGGAACTCCAATGCAGAAG TCTGCTGCAGAACTGGTAAAGGAGATAGCAGCACTTGAAGTTGAAGTCATGGTTTTGGAGCataatcttctctctctttatcgGAAATCTTTTGAATACCGTCTAGCCACCTTGCCTTCTGCTGTGATGGACCAAGGTCCCCGATCTCCTCTTCCATGTAAGACCGGATCACTGGTGAATGTAACAAATCAGTCTGGTTGCCACAAGGATACTGATATGCAGAGAGGTGCTCGTGCTTCAACTGAGAACGATCAAACTTCCCACTTACATGATTCAGATGATTCAGATCAAAgttatctttctctttcaaaattAACATCTAAAAAG GATCCAAAGAAAGATATATCGAGCCATCGCACCCTTGCAAATCTCCTTTGTGTTTCCCTTACGGATGATGTCCCTGAGACACCTGATAGACTTTCTGAAGACATTATCAAATGcatatcttctattttctgcaAACTTGCCAATCCAAAGCTACCTCATATAGGCTTATCAGCTTCTCCTTCCTCATCCTTGTCCTCCTCCAGTACCATGTCTCCTCAGGATTTCTGCGATATTTGGAGCGCTCGATGCAGTGAAGATGCTTCGTTGAATCCTTGTCAATTTGAAGAGCTGAAAGAGAAAAGTGACCCTTACAAGGAAATGATAGAAGTTTTGAGGATATGTGTAGATGATGATAACTTTAACTATGCTGCAACTATGCTGCAAAAATTCAG GTCATTGGTTGAACGTCTTGAGAAAGTTGACCCCAAGGAGATGAACCGTGAAGAGAAGCTTGCATTCTGGATCAACATTCACAATTCCTTGGTGATGCAT GCATATTTAGCTTATGGAATTCATCATAATCGCATCAAAAGTACATCCTCAGTACTAAAG GCAGCTTATAATGTTGGGGGCCATTCCATAAATTCTGATGTAATACAGAGATCCATTCTAGGATGCCAGCCACGCCGTTCAGCACTG TGGCTACAAACACTGTTTTCACCGGGAGCTAAGTTCAATCCAGGGAGTAATGGACATGTTTATGCCCTTGATTACCCGGAGCCACTAGTTCATTTTGCACTTTGTTCGGGAGCATACTCAGACCCTGCT GTTCGAGTCTACAAAGCAAGCAGTGTATTTCAAGACCTCAAACTTGCAAAAGAAGAGTATATTCAATCTAGTACCTACATCGACAATAACACAAAAATTATCCTGCCAAAGCTCCTATATTACTATGCCAAGGATGCTGCTCTAGATTTACCTGGGCTATTGGAGATTGTACATTCATGTGTATCCAAAACTCAACAGAAAGCTCTCCAGGGATTCATAAAGGGCAGAAGGCTGGACAAGCATATTCAGTGGTCACCCCAAAACTCTGCCATCCGGTATATAATCCACAAAGAGTTGGCTCAAGAATGA
- the LOC122661146 gene encoding transcription termination factor MTERF6, chloroplastic/mitochondrial-like, which translates to MEISSSQNGSIVGFFRERGFDDKNIHEMFKRCNRLEGMESDRASENWAYLKSIGIQERKLPSLVSKCPKILTLGLNEKLVPMVQCLTTLGTKQSEVISAITKFPHLLSHSLEEKLCPLLAFFQALGVPEKQVGKLLLLNPRLISYSIESKLTQIVDFLGSLGLCKEGMIGKVLVKNPFIMGYSVEKRLRPTSLFLKSIGLTEVDLQRVVMSFPEVLCRDVEKILKPNLTFLKRCGFGDGQVAVLVTGYPPILIKSIKNSLEPRIRFLVEVMGRRIDEVVDYPDFFRYGLKKRLEFRQRLLKQRNIDCSLCEMLEGNQKKFLLKFGLIGLT; encoded by the coding sequence ATGGAGATCAGCAGCAGTCAAAATGGTAGCATTGTGGGATTCTTCAGGGAAAGAGGCTTTGATGATAAAAACATCCATGAAATGTTCAAAAGATGCAATCGCTTAGAGGGCATGGAGAGTGATAGAGCCTCTGAAAATTGGGCTTACTTGAAAAGCATTGGGATTCAAGAGAGGAAACTTCCTTCTCTTGTTTCAAAGTGCCCCAAGATCCTCACCCTTGGCTTGAATGAAAAGCTTGTGCCAATGGTTCAGTGCCTTACAACCCTGGGGACAAAACAGAGTGAGGTGATTTCTGCCATAACAAAATTTCCTCACTTACTCTCTCATAGTTTGGAAGAGAAGCTTTGTCCTCTATTAGCCTTCTTTCAGGCATTGGGAGTTCCTGAAAAGCAAGTGGGTAAGTTGCTGCTGCTCAATCCAAGGCTCATCAGCTATAGCATTGAATCGAAACTAACTCAAATTGTGGATTTTCTTGGGAGTCTTGGACTGTGCAAGGAAGGAATGATTGGCAAGGTTCTAGTGAAGAACCCATTTATTATGGGTTACAGTGTTGAGAAGAGGCTCCGTCCTACATCATTGTTTCTAAAGTCAATAGGTCTTACAGAGGTTGATCTCCAAAGAGTGGTAATGAGCTTCCCTGAAGTTTTGTGTAGGGATGttgagaaaattttgaaacccAATCTCACTTTtctgaagagatgtgggtttggAGATGGACAAGTAGCAGTTTTGGTTACTGGTTATCCCCCTATTTTAATTAAGAGTATTAAGAATTCTTTAGAGCCGAGAATTAGGTTCTTGGTAGAAGTGATGGGAAGACGAATTGACGAAGTGGTAGATTATCCAGATTTCTTTCGATATGGTCTGAAAAAGAGGCTGGAGTTCAGGCAGAGGCTTTTGAAACAGAGGAACATAGATTGCAGTTTGTGTGAAATGTTGGAAGGTAATCAAAAGAAGTTTCTTTTGAAGTTTGGCTTGATAGGACTTACCTGA